Genomic window (Alnus glutinosa chromosome 9, dhAlnGlut1.1, whole genome shotgun sequence):
aaaaatctgGAGACAAGCAGATTATCTTTCTGTTCCCTATATATGCTTCAAGTCTTCAATAATGTTATTTGCCCAGTGATGCAACAAGTTGTagagaaaaactttttttatcgtatttttgtttaaaaagttGACATCTTTTAATCTGTTATATATTTTCGTGGACTTTTCTAGTAGTTATATGGTAATTATGTTCTTTTGGGTTCTCAATTTGACTATGTCTTCAAAATTATTTACCTGATTGAgctatttatattttcttacaGTCACAGGGACCTTGAAAGGTTATGACCAGTTGCTGAACCTCGTCCTTGATGAAGCCATAGAATTCTTGAGAGGTATAAATTTCTTTCCACATTATTTCCAGTGGGTTTGCCTTCTGGCACATACAGCATACACTCCATTATCTACATTCAAatctgccatgctgaaattaAGTAATAGcacataaaattttcaattaaatattgcaACTACATACTATGTATCAAAGAGGCCAAAAAGGGATGACAAAGTACAAAGAGCATCTACTTTCTAGGAAAATAGGTTATTTAGAGCCCATTTGTTATCACGTTTTTGCATTAAAAAGGCACACTTTTACCATGGATATATATTTGGGTCATATCCATGCCATATGTGTGTCGCATGAATAGTACTAGCGTTGTATCtgttatgaaaattaattttctaattTACAATTACTCATTTGATAACTATCCCATTGTTTATCCCAGCATTCTCATATTGAATATGTGTCAGATCCGGGTAGAACAACTATTTTAAAAGTATCCACGCTTCCTAGCTTATATTGTACTGGGCCTTGTATTCCATAAGAATAGGTGGCTtattttaagataaaaataccTTGTAGTTTGTTTAATTCACAAGACATAATTGGATAGAGAAACTTTATGCACTTCAAGAAATGCGCAGaaaagtttaatattttttcaattcacAACAGCTTAGATATTGATGGTGGAAGTAATACTGATGTTGCATATTATGCAGCCTTGTTCTGGAcgcaaaataactaaaaattaattatgaaacagtataaaaaaataaaaattgaaactgATGTTATAGGATTGTTTAGTGACTAGAGGGCCTAACCCATTTCGATTCAAGTTCATCTATGTATTACTGTTTCTAAAGTTGTGAAAATGTAAATATTTCTTGAGCCTATTATTGGCAGTGGAATTATCTGTTATAATTACCACCATTTCCTAGAATTTAAATTCTCAGATGATTATGTTGCTACAACCATTATTGCACTTCTGTTGAGCTACTTGATAATGTTACTGTGTATATTACTGCAGATCCGGATGACCCTCTGAAGACGACCGATCAGACTAGACGCCTTGGCCTAATAGTATGTTTGCTTTTAACTTATTGTTCTCAAACAAATTTTGCAGAAACTTTTAATTACCTCCGaagtttttaataaaacaactGTAACCACATTCAACTACAGCACTCCCTTTGATCCCTTTGTGGTCCTTGTTCTTTTGAAAGCGAATGTAGATAGGAACAACAAGTTTATGTACAAGAAATTACTTATTGATCTTGGGGAggatgtcattttttttttttttttttttgcatgttcTGCTATTGCAGGTATGCCGGGGTACTGCTGTGATGCTTGTTTCCCCAACTGATGGTACTGATGAGATTGCAAACCCCTTCCTTCAGGCAGATGGGGTGTAGTTAATGCCATTGTTATCTCTCAAAGTGATTGCTATATAAATGGATAATTCTATTTGGACTGCTTGCCTTTGAAACAGAAAATGCTCATCTCTCACATTTGTTTTTGGACTATACCTTTGTGTTCACGGGCAGCATGTGAAGACCATGAGAAAAATTCACTGTTGAATCTTTTACTATATCATGTAGTATGCAAAGAGTTGTCTATTTCTTAGAAGAGACATGCTAGTTTCCAATGCATGAATCTATTTTGTACACCTACTAAATGCTTGTCTGTGTCTGTTTTGGAGAGCATCGCCCTGCCCCATGCTTCCAAAACCTATATTCGGTAGTATTTGAACTTCCAATAAACCAAGACTAGCAGCTATGGATCTATACATGATTACAAACAATCCCACCATTCAAGGTcacaagatatttttttttttctctgtttactTTTTCTTGAGGTGAGCGCCATGAAAGCAGGTTCAACTGCTTTCTTGTCTGTCGCGGCATGTCCTGGTAAGGGCCTGCTTTCCAATGAGATGCAGATCAAAACCTGTACTCATATCTTTGGCAAATTTACATTAACCTTGACTACAAACTTTTACCTTCTCTTTTTAAGGTCGGAAAAGTCCTCGATGTCCCCTAGTCTCTGTTCTTGTCCTGATTATGCTAGGCATTGATTGTGAGTAATTACTAATGCATGTGGGTCGTTGTGTCTgctttttttagttaaaaaagaTGGACATTTAGAGGTTGGAAGAAATGCATTCCAATTAGCTAGTTTCCCCAAACTATAAATGTTATGGTTATGCCTTTGCAACCTCGAGCATCTTCAATGGcttatctaatatatatatatatttaatctaaAATAGGTACTTTTCAAAAACATCAAACATCCGCTTATCTAAAttcattctctattttattaaaataatatttttaataatagggcgagagagagagagtgtgtgtgtgaataaaGAACGACAAGGagagagaaattaattaaaaacttatcCATAGAGCTACGGCGCTTCCTTCCCTACACTTGGGGAAAGCACCGTAGATGATATGCAAAATGTATGTATTTGGTTTAGAGAATCGGTTGGAGAATTTTTTAGGGGTTTGGTTAGCCATTTCACATAGATATCCAAAATGCATAACCCATTGTGGGTATTCTTATAAACTAGTTAACATGGCATTTTATGTAGCACTGTCACGTCAgtcacaatcaaatttaattatttggttAGTGATTGACGTGATAAGTGTCACGTAGActtacaaactgatgtgacaATTTACGTGATACTGCTACATTTGTCACAATCGAATTTAATGATTTAGTGAATGATACGACAAGTGTCACGTTGACCGTGATCACATCGATTTTGTATGAGATTTATATGGTAAAAATTATAATAGCTTTAGTATTACTCAAATAGAAAAGGCCTACACTGAGAGAAATAAAGTAAACCTGAACAAATATATTTAatctataatatatatgatgaaTGGGTCAAAACAATTATGGTGGCCAATATTGGAAGGTATCTTCAAAAGTTGCTTCAAACCCCGTCCACGTTTGGAACACCAAAGGGATATAATATATGATGATGGATTAGGTTTATAATTCATTAAAGCCTAATTTCCGCAGAGATAGCTCCTTTGACCATTAATGTCGTTAGACCATAAAACAGTGAAGAAAAGCCtaagcttcttcatcggtaaAGAAAAGATGCCACGTTGAACGTCCGTCGACCGTcaaaaattgaaacaattaAAACGGCATAATTATTAATTGCAAAGAAAAGAGAGGATTCCAATGCTCGGTCATGGTCAGAAGGAGGGACATATTCATCCTCAAAACCCGTCTTTCCTCTGTGATTTTGCTTAATGTGTAGTCCTGTCATGGAACGACCCCCCGTCAAAGGATATTATTGTCATTTTCAAAAATGACAAAGTTTTCCTCCTAGATAAATTGGGCGGAAAGGAATTCCACCAACACAGcctattaaactaacatatgtGATTcgtacatgcatttttaatacgACTAACATCGGTTAAATTAGTATGGACAGAGTTTTCTCCAAACTAGGTCGGAGGAAAAGTCTaccaattcaatctattaaactgacatatgtattagaatatattatgagatttgatttcagaaagttgttttaatttattgtaatatCCTATAATCAAATATTTGATGGTAACTTATCTATCCGGGCCAATacttctataaataggagtgTCATGTATTGTAAAAATAGCAAGTGAATAAGAGCAACTATACAGTCTTTTTAGGGCTTTATTCTGTGGACGTAGATCATAAAcagaaccacgtaaaatctccatgtttattttattaattatccTTTATATCTCTTTatttcgctttttttttttttttttt
Coding sequences:
- the LOC133877953 gene encoding sm-like protein LSM7, producing the protein MSGRKETVLDLAKFVDKGVQVKLTGGRQVTGTLKGYDQLLNLVLDEAIEFLRDPDDPLKTTDQTRRLGLIVCRGTAVMLVSPTDGTDEIANPFLQADGV